In one window of Niallia sp. Man26 DNA:
- a CDS encoding GNAT family N-acetyltransferase: MIRIASQKDAKAIASLLWEIFEDMELSLLKKIPKNTLLEMVAEAVADPVYRYGFKRGIVYELDGEIAGVCFGYKAVDEPVIDDPFMEILVNNGYDNNEKLFVDKEALPDEWYLDSIVVNPTYRGLGIGSALLREMEQMALKAGSKRIGLNVDIANPKAKKLYSSIGYTKVAELVLSGHRYEHLCKALSNTAAAVVQK, encoded by the coding sequence ATGATTAGAATAGCTTCACAGAAGGATGCGAAGGCGATAGCGTCCTTACTATGGGAAATATTCGAGGACATGGAATTATCATTGCTCAAGAAAATACCTAAAAACACATTATTAGAAATGGTAGCAGAAGCAGTTGCAGACCCTGTTTACCGATATGGCTTTAAGAGAGGTATTGTATACGAACTAGATGGAGAAATAGCTGGTGTATGCTTTGGATACAAGGCTGTTGATGAGCCGGTCATTGATGACCCGTTCATGGAAATATTAGTAAATAACGGGTATGATAATAACGAAAAATTATTTGTTGATAAAGAGGCATTACCGGACGAATGGTATTTAGACTCTATTGTTGTTAATCCAACATACAGAGGGTTAGGGATTGGTTCTGCGTTACTAAGAGAAATGGAGCAAATGGCGTTAAAGGCAGGCTCTAAGAGAATCGGGCTCAATGTAGATATTGCCAACCCTAAAGCAAAAAAGTTATATTCAAGTATAGGCTATACAAAGGTGGCAGAGCTTGTCTTAAGCGGCCATCGTTATGAACATCTATGTAAAGCATTATCTAATACTGCTGCAGCAGTAGTACAAAAATAA
- the hutP gene encoding hut operon transcriptional regulator HutP produces MGKLTSLLTLLNNSSSEQTLKDELSRRGYRYTVGKVGAMDLFKVIAAIETTAKSNEIIDGDSYREVHALYHTILEALQGVGRGNVQFGEILRTVGLTFGIVRGEIEKYGYNGEWICVCIFGTIGAPKKGFEHDALGLGFNHI; encoded by the coding sequence ATGGGTAAGTTAACTTCATTGTTAACACTTTTAAATAACAGCAGCAGCGAGCAAACACTAAAAGATGAACTAAGCAGAAGAGGATACCGCTATACTGTTGGTAAAGTAGGAGCAATGGACTTATTTAAAGTTATTGCCGCTATTGAAACGACTGCAAAGTCAAATGAGATAATTGACGGAGACTCCTACAGAGAGGTTCATGCTCTATATCATACTATTTTAGAAGCACTGCAAGGTGTAGGGAGAGGCAATGTTCAATTTGGAGAAATATTGCGGACAGTCGGTTTGACATTTGGTATTGTACGAGGGGAAATTGAAAAGTACGGATATAATGGGGAATGGATCTGTGTCTGTATTTTCGGGACAATCGGTGCACCAAAAAAGGGTTTTGAGCATGATGCTTTAGGGCTTGGCTTTAATCATATTTAA
- the hutH gene encoding histidine ammonia-lyase, with the protein MNILLDGNHLTLKEIQLVLANKATVTIHEKAWENVKNSRAVVEKLIEEKKVIYGVNTGFGKFSDTVISNEDLEHLQINLIRSHACGVGKAFSEDICRLMLLLRANALAKGFSGIRPETLQLLVDCLNFGISPVIPSQGSLGASGDLAPLAHLALVLVGEGEAVYQGEKLDGKEALKRAGLKPIQLKAKEGLALINGTQALTSVGVIAYLEAQSLAVLADRVAALTLEGLRGIVDAFFPESHQVRPYPEQQEVAARILSYVKGSQLTTKQGEIRVQDAYSLRCIPQVHGAIWQTLNYVQEKLMIEINAATDNPLIFAESGKVISGGNFHGQPIAFAMDFLSIATAELANISERRIERLVNPQLNDLPAFLSANPGLESGLMITQYVAAALVSENKTLAHPSSVDSIPSSANQEDHVSMGATAARHAYEIVQNTRKVLAIEAICGAQAADIRGAEKLSPQSKILHEKIRAEVPLITSDRIFSTDIENLAQAMKTQEWSFAAKLSL; encoded by the coding sequence ATGAATATCCTACTTGATGGGAACCATTTGACGTTAAAGGAAATTCAATTAGTATTAGCCAACAAAGCGACGGTAACCATCCATGAAAAAGCTTGGGAAAATGTAAAAAATAGCAGAGCTGTTGTGGAGAAGCTTATTGAGGAGAAAAAGGTTATTTATGGTGTTAACACTGGATTTGGCAAGTTTAGTGATACGGTTATTTCAAATGAAGACTTAGAGCATTTACAAATTAACCTTATTAGAAGTCATGCTTGTGGTGTCGGTAAGGCCTTCTCTGAAGATATATGCAGGTTGATGCTGCTGTTGAGAGCGAATGCTCTGGCGAAAGGCTTCTCAGGAATTCGCCCGGAAACGCTCCAACTGCTGGTTGATTGCTTAAATTTCGGAATCTCTCCTGTCATTCCGAGTCAAGGCTCACTTGGAGCAAGCGGTGATCTTGCACCATTAGCTCATCTGGCCCTCGTCTTAGTTGGGGAGGGAGAGGCTGTTTATCAAGGGGAAAAGCTGGATGGCAAGGAAGCATTAAAGCGTGCTGGCTTAAAACCGATACAGCTTAAAGCGAAAGAAGGGCTTGCTTTAATAAATGGCACGCAAGCCTTAACTTCAGTAGGCGTGATAGCTTATTTAGAAGCACAATCCCTCGCTGTTTTAGCAGACAGAGTAGCTGCCTTGACGTTAGAAGGACTTAGAGGAATAGTCGATGCATTCTTTCCTGAATCCCATCAAGTAAGACCTTATCCAGAGCAGCAGGAAGTAGCGGCACGTATTCTTTCCTATGTAAAAGGCAGTCAATTAACTACAAAGCAGGGAGAGATCCGCGTGCAAGATGCTTACTCTTTACGCTGCATACCACAGGTACATGGTGCTATATGGCAAACATTAAATTATGTACAAGAAAAGCTGATGATTGAAATAAATGCGGCAACAGATAATCCATTGATTTTTGCTGAAAGCGGAAAAGTCATATCAGGAGGGAACTTTCACGGTCAGCCTATCGCATTTGCGATGGATTTCTTAAGTATTGCAACTGCAGAGCTGGCAAATATTTCAGAGAGAAGAATTGAAAGACTCGTAAATCCGCAGTTAAATGATCTGCCAGCCTTTCTAAGTGCTAATCCAGGACTTGAGTCAGGATTAATGATTACCCAATATGTTGCTGCGGCCCTTGTTTCGGAAAATAAAACATTGGCACATCCCTCCAGTGTTGATTCCATCCCGTCGTCTGCAAATCAAGAAGATCATGTCAGCATGGGAGCTACTGCGGCACGCCATGCCTATGAAATCGTGCAAAACACACGGAAAGTGCTTGCAATTGAAGCTATATGCGGTGCACAGGCAGCAGATATTAGAGGTGCTGAAAAACTCTCTCCCCAATCGAAGATATTGCATGAAAAAATTCGTGCAGAGGTGCCATTAATCACAAGCGATCGTATCTTTTCCACAGATATTGAAAACTTAGCACAAGCTATGAAAACACAAGAATGGTCCTTTGCTGCGAAACTATCACTCTAG
- the hutU gene encoding urocanate hydratase: MKLEKNAIKAPRGTALNTKGWEQEAVLRMLMNNLDAEVAEHPEKLVVYGGIGKAARNWESFERIVASLKELESDETLLIQSGKPVAVFKTHEAAPRVLLANSNLVPAWANWDTFHELDKKGLMMYGQMTAGSWIYIGTQGIVQGTYETFAECANQHFNGTLKGTITVTAGLGGMGGAQPLAVTMAGGVLIGIDVDRSRIEKRIETRYCDVLAETLDEAIALAKDAKHAGKPLSIGLLGNAAEMLPEMVKRGFIPDIVTDQTSAHDPLNGYLPAHFSLEDGERLRSENPKEYVKKSKASMAVHVKAMLAMEEQGAVAFDYGNNIRQVAFDEGVENAFHFPGFVPAFIRPQFCEGKGPFRWVALSGDPEDIYKTDDVILREFADNEHLCNWIRMAREKIEFQGLPARICWLGYGERARFGKIINEMVARGELSAPIVIGRDHLDAGSVASPNRETEAMKDGSDAVADWPILNALLNTAAGASWVSVHHGGGVGMGYSLHAGMVVVADGTEHAAKRLERVLTTDPGMGVVRHVDAGYEAAIETAKQKGIHIPNLK; the protein is encoded by the coding sequence ATGAAACTTGAAAAAAATGCAATTAAAGCGCCGCGGGGAACTGCTTTGAATACGAAAGGCTGGGAGCAGGAAGCTGTTCTCCGAATGTTAATGAATAATTTAGATGCAGAAGTAGCGGAGCATCCAGAAAAACTGGTTGTATATGGAGGGATTGGCAAGGCGGCTAGAAACTGGGAATCCTTTGAACGAATAGTTGCGTCATTAAAAGAGTTAGAAAGCGATGAAACCTTGCTTATTCAATCAGGCAAACCAGTGGCCGTTTTTAAAACACATGAAGCAGCACCCCGTGTTTTATTGGCTAATTCTAATCTTGTGCCGGCTTGGGCAAATTGGGATACCTTCCATGAGCTTGATAAAAAAGGACTGATGATGTATGGCCAAATGACGGCAGGAAGCTGGATTTATATTGGCACACAGGGAATAGTTCAAGGAACGTATGAAACGTTTGCTGAATGCGCGAACCAGCATTTTAATGGAACGTTAAAAGGAACAATTACCGTAACAGCAGGACTTGGTGGAATGGGCGGGGCCCAGCCACTGGCTGTAACAATGGCTGGCGGTGTGTTAATTGGCATTGATGTCGATCGAAGCCGGATTGAAAAGCGAATCGAGACTCGTTATTGTGATGTACTTGCTGAAACATTAGATGAAGCAATTGCACTAGCAAAAGATGCAAAGCATGCGGGCAAACCGCTTTCAATCGGCTTGCTTGGAAATGCAGCTGAAATGCTGCCAGAAATGGTGAAGCGCGGATTTATTCCAGATATCGTTACAGACCAAACATCTGCCCATGATCCACTTAATGGCTATCTGCCAGCTCATTTTTCTTTGGAAGATGGAGAGAGGCTTCGTTCAGAAAATCCAAAAGAGTATGTAAAAAAATCAAAAGCAAGCATGGCTGTACATGTAAAAGCTATGCTGGCAATGGAGGAGCAAGGAGCTGTCGCCTTTGACTATGGCAATAACATTCGTCAAGTTGCCTTTGATGAAGGAGTAGAAAATGCTTTTCACTTTCCAGGATTCGTTCCAGCCTTTATTCGTCCCCAGTTTTGTGAAGGAAAGGGACCATTTCGCTGGGTAGCATTATCAGGCGATCCGGAAGATATTTATAAAACAGATGATGTTATTTTACGAGAGTTTGCTGATAATGAGCATCTGTGCAATTGGATCAGAATGGCCCGAGAAAAGATAGAATTTCAAGGCCTGCCAGCGCGAATCTGCTGGCTAGGTTATGGAGAGCGGGCCAGATTTGGAAAGATCATTAATGAAATGGTGGCACGCGGGGAATTGTCTGCACCAATCGTAATAGGAAGAGATCATTTAGATGCTGGCTCTGTTGCCTCACCAAACCGGGAAACTGAAGCAATGAAGGATGGCAGTGATGCAGTGGCAGACTGGCCGATATTGAATGCATTGCTCAACACGGCAGCAGGTGCAAGCTGGGTTTCTGTTCACCATGGAGGCGGTGTGGGAATGGGATATTCCCTTCATGCTGGAATGGTTGTTGTTGCAGATGGCACAGAGCATGCTGCCAAGCGCCTTGAAAGAGTGCTGACAACAGATCCTGGAATGGGCGTTGTGCGGCATGTGGATGCAGGCTATGAAGCTGCAATTGAAACGGCAAAGCAAAAAGGTATCCATATTCCAAATCTAAAGTAA
- the hutI gene encoding imidazolonepropionase, with the protein MTDLLYIKKASQVITVSGSSDKPKSGKAMAEIGVIENGSVVISGDRIVYVGTDQAAEEFVNTQPETVTFVSGEGKVLTPGLIDPHTHIVFAGSREQELEMRLKGAKYMDILKAGGGILNTTKATRAVSEEELIAQTAKRLNRFLLHGVTTLEAKSGYGLTLEAELKQLRAAQKLNNIHPIDLVSTFMGAHAVPAEYKENPDDFVQLIVEEMLPVVAQDKLAEFCDVFCEEGVFTIEQSKRILEEGKKLGLLPKIHADEIVSFGGAELAAELGAVSADHLLRASEQGIKAMAEKGVIAVLLPGTAFFLMTEPANAREMIDAGVPIALSTDRNPGSSPTESLPFIMNLACLTMKMTPEEVLTACTINAAHAINRAEEIGSIEVGKKADLVLFDAVNYQTLQYNYAVNLVDTVIKSGEIVVKGGAIC; encoded by the coding sequence GTGACAGATCTTCTTTATATAAAAAAAGCTTCACAAGTAATTACCGTAAGCGGAAGCAGTGACAAGCCGAAATCTGGAAAAGCAATGGCTGAAATAGGCGTCATTGAAAATGGCAGTGTCGTAATAAGCGGTGACCGCATTGTATATGTCGGTACAGATCAAGCAGCAGAGGAATTTGTTAACACGCAACCTGAGACTGTAACTTTTGTAAGTGGGGAAGGCAAAGTGTTAACTCCAGGGTTGATCGACCCTCATACACATATTGTGTTTGCAGGGAGCCGGGAACAAGAATTGGAAATGCGCTTAAAAGGCGCCAAGTATATGGATATTTTAAAAGCTGGCGGAGGCATTTTAAACACGACGAAAGCGACAAGAGCAGTTTCTGAAGAAGAACTGATCGCACAGACCGCTAAGCGATTAAATCGGTTTTTATTACATGGTGTCACAACATTGGAGGCGAAAAGCGGCTACGGCTTAACCTTAGAAGCTGAATTAAAGCAATTACGGGCAGCCCAAAAGCTAAATAACATACATCCCATTGATTTAGTTTCAACCTTTATGGGTGCACATGCTGTTCCTGCTGAATATAAAGAAAATCCTGACGATTTTGTTCAGCTGATTGTAGAGGAGATGCTCCCTGTCGTTGCTCAAGATAAACTGGCTGAGTTTTGTGATGTTTTCTGTGAGGAAGGTGTTTTCACAATTGAGCAATCAAAACGTATTCTGGAGGAAGGAAAAAAGCTGGGGTTATTACCAAAGATTCACGCAGATGAAATTGTCTCTTTTGGAGGGGCGGAACTTGCAGCAGAGTTAGGTGCTGTGTCAGCAGATCATTTGTTACGTGCTTCAGAGCAGGGGATAAAGGCAATGGCAGAAAAAGGGGTGATTGCTGTGCTGTTGCCTGGGACTGCCTTTTTCTTAATGACTGAACCAGCCAATGCCCGAGAAATGATAGATGCAGGCGTGCCAATTGCCCTTTCGACAGATCGGAATCCAGGCTCCTCTCCAACAGAATCATTGCCTTTTATTATGAATTTAGCTTGTTTAACAATGAAGATGACACCAGAAGAAGTGCTGACAGCCTGCACTATTAATGCAGCCCATGCCATTAACAGAGCTGAAGAGATTGGCAGTATTGAAGTAGGCAAAAAAGCAGATTTAGTTTTATTTGATGCTGTTAATTATCAAACACTTCAATATAATTATGCAGTTAATCTCGTAGATACAGTTATTAAAAGCGGCGAAATTGTAGTCAAAGGTGGTGCGATTTGTTGA
- a CDS encoding Zn-dependent hydrolase: MKGKKLSIHIARLMTDIDELGQIGINALGGLDRTTFSQSELAARNWLKDQLHQVNLIVKTDQAANIWGKRTGQEKLPSIVFGSHLDTVPNGGKYDGALGVLIALEIMRVFEENEIMTRHPLQLVSFSAEEPNPFGLSTFGSRAVTGKLTTEEILNVADPAGTLLTDALQAAGGDLDTFENCVLQPEELSAYLEVHIEQGKRLLNRSVPIGIVTAITGIYRESITVIGEANHAGTTIMEDRKDALTAASELILSLERACLNHPSNEVVGTIGRMNILPNAPNIIPHKVCMTLEIRGKSSVEIQDILAAFTTECLRVTEKRFVHIDRKVLLNQSPASMDSFIIDTMKEIVSNWEYPYYLLGSMAGHDAAHMANITKSGMLFVPSLGGKSHCPDEESRLEDIEKAANTLLHTILMLDQKLDTQRG, encoded by the coding sequence TTGAAAGGAAAGAAACTTTCCATTCATATAGCTCGCTTAATGACAGATATTGATGAGCTCGGCCAGATTGGCATAAATGCTTTAGGTGGTCTTGACAGGACCACCTTTAGTCAAAGTGAATTGGCAGCAAGAAATTGGCTGAAAGATCAACTTCATCAAGTGAATTTGATTGTTAAAACGGATCAGGCAGCTAATATTTGGGGCAAGCGTACAGGACAAGAAAAGCTTCCGAGCATTGTTTTCGGCTCACATCTTGATACTGTTCCAAATGGCGGGAAATATGATGGAGCGTTGGGTGTGCTGATTGCGCTTGAAATCATGAGAGTATTTGAAGAAAACGAAATAATGACAAGACATCCGTTACAATTAGTGTCTTTTAGTGCGGAAGAGCCGAACCCTTTTGGATTATCAACATTTGGAAGCAGAGCAGTTACTGGTAAATTAACAACAGAGGAAATTTTAAATGTAGCAGATCCAGCAGGAACTTTACTAACTGATGCCTTACAGGCAGCAGGCGGCGATCTGGATACTTTTGAGAATTGTGTGCTTCAGCCTGAGGAGTTAAGTGCCTATTTAGAAGTGCATATAGAACAAGGCAAAAGATTGCTAAATAGGTCCGTTCCCATCGGGATAGTAACGGCCATTACCGGAATTTATCGTGAGAGCATTACGGTAATTGGCGAGGCGAACCACGCGGGAACGACAATTATGGAAGATAGAAAAGATGCTTTAACTGCCGCTTCGGAGCTTATTTTATCCCTTGAGCGTGCCTGCTTAAATCATCCTTCGAATGAAGTGGTTGGCACAATCGGCAGGATGAACATACTCCCTAATGCGCCAAATATTATCCCTCACAAAGTGTGTATGACTTTAGAGATTAGAGGGAAATCATCTGTAGAAATACAAGATATATTGGCGGCATTTACGACAGAGTGCTTACGAGTGACAGAAAAGCGGTTTGTTCATATAGACAGGAAGGTCTTGCTTAATCAATCGCCTGCAAGTATGGATTCATTCATAATTGATACGATGAAAGAAATTGTGAGTAACTGGGAATATCCTTATTATCTCCTTGGCAGTATGGCGGGTCATGATGCTGCCCATATGGCGAATATCACCAAAAGCGGGATGCTGTTTGTTCCAAGTCTTGGCGGAAAGAGCCATTGTCCAGACGAGGAAAGCCGCTTGGAAGACATTGAAAAAGCAGCAAATACTTTGCTGCATACAATTCTTATGCTAGATCAAAAATTAGACACACAAAGGGGATGA
- a CDS encoding amidohydrolase — MSVLYMADSIYINNQFQKNQAIYVLDGVIKEIGPKNRLLEKYKGVTVIEWEGKAIVPGTVNAHNHSFQSLLRGIAVDRPFLEWRDQALYRYTPLLDEEAIYTGALFAFGEMLKYGVTAVSDFFYVHNGGTATDEAVIQAAKDLGIRLVFARTMYDWEGAPISYRETVGEAVDRTRKLAIKYQGDSMVSIHPAPHSPHAASPAMIQAGHRLAKELGTPFHIHVAEETFEVDEILGKYGLRPVHYLHSLGVVDESMIAIHLVWLEDSEIKILGQKNARLAYCPSSNMFLSDGVTRIPDLLDAGVRISLGSDGACSNNRISIFEEMRMCSLLQKVTRLDGTCINAKQVFDMGTKAGAEMLQLPTGELKVGMKADFVTLDLKDLSLSPKSELFANIVYSMQPNAISDVIVDGKLIVENGQIKTVSEAEIVKRVDSLMEKWQSIQD; from the coding sequence TTGAGTGTTTTATATATGGCCGATTCTATTTATATAAATAATCAATTTCAAAAAAATCAAGCAATCTATGTTTTAGACGGAGTCATTAAAGAAATTGGTCCTAAAAATCGCTTATTAGAAAAATACAAAGGCGTTACTGTAATTGAATGGGAAGGAAAAGCAATTGTGCCTGGCACTGTGAATGCTCATAATCATTCTTTTCAAAGCTTATTAAGAGGAATTGCTGTAGATCGCCCATTTCTAGAATGGAGAGATCAAGCACTTTACCGTTATACTCCCTTACTAGATGAGGAGGCAATTTATACAGGTGCCTTATTTGCATTTGGAGAAATGCTGAAATACGGAGTTACGGCAGTTAGTGATTTCTTCTATGTTCATAATGGCGGTACTGCTACAGATGAAGCTGTCATTCAAGCTGCTAAAGATTTAGGTATTCGTCTCGTTTTTGCAAGAACAATGTACGATTGGGAAGGGGCCCCAATAAGTTATCGGGAAACAGTGGGAGAGGCAGTGGACCGGACACGAAAATTAGCGATTAAGTATCAAGGTGATTCCATGGTTTCCATTCATCCTGCACCTCATAGTCCTCATGCAGCTTCTCCTGCAATGATTCAAGCAGGACATCGCCTCGCTAAGGAGCTAGGAACACCCTTTCATATTCACGTGGCAGAAGAAACATTTGAAGTCGATGAAATCCTTGGAAAATACGGCTTGCGTCCAGTTCATTATCTCCATTCACTTGGTGTGGTAGATGAAAGCATGATTGCTATTCATTTAGTGTGGTTAGAAGATAGTGAAATAAAAATATTAGGCCAAAAAAACGCAAGGCTTGCGTATTGCCCATCCAGCAATATGTTTTTATCAGATGGAGTAACAAGAATTCCTGACTTACTGGATGCGGGAGTTCGCATTTCACTCGGATCTGATGGAGCTTGCAGCAATAACCGCATCAGTATTTTTGAAGAAATGAGAATGTGTTCTCTGCTGCAAAAAGTTACACGCCTTGATGGAACATGCATTAATGCTAAACAAGTATTCGACATGGGCACGAAAGCAGGAGCTGAGATGTTGCAGCTTCCAACTGGAGAGTTGAAAGTAGGCATGAAAGCAGACTTTGTTACATTAGATTTAAAAGATTTATCTCTTTCTCCTAAATCTGAACTATTTGCCAATATAGTCTATTCCATGCAGCCAAATGCTATTTCAGATGTTATCGTCGATGGAAAGCTGATAGTAGAAAACGGTCAAATTAAGACAGTTTCAGAAGCGGAAATTGTGAAAAGGGTAGACAGCTTAATGGAAAAATGGCAAAGTATACAAGATTAA
- a CDS encoding transposase, with amino-acid sequence MMKAYKTEIYLNDKQIHKVNNTIGVCRFLYNAFIDYNKELYEKDAKFCSGMDFDKYVNNELSLEKPWIKNVSSKARKKLIMNAENAFKKFFKGEAKYPRFKKKNRQDVKVYFPKNNKTDLEVERHRIKIPTLGWLVLKEKGYIPTKGTVSSCTIEQKAGRFYISVLVKEEAVPTHEMLNAEGLGIDLGLRDFAILSDGRTFKNINKSVRIRKIEKKLKREQRSLSRKYEHYKKLSKTGGETTTNQRKNLNKNIGRVQKIHLRLTNIRNAYQAYVIREVTKTKPLFITLENLNVKGMMKNKHFSRVIANQKFYQFKTNLKHTCRKLGVELREVDRFYPSSKLCSKCQTKKLKLSLSERTFICDRCGHTMDRDENAAINLEQAPTYTVLT; translated from the coding sequence ATTATGAAAGCTTATAAAACAGAGATATACTTGAACGATAAACAAATACATAAAGTCAATAACACCATCGGTGTTTGTCGCTTTCTTTATAATGCTTTTATTGATTACAATAAGGAGTTATATGAAAAAGATGCAAAATTTTGCAGCGGCATGGATTTTGATAAATACGTGAATAATGAACTTTCTCTTGAAAAACCATGGATTAAGAATGTATCTTCTAAAGCTAGAAAGAAACTAATTATGAACGCAGAAAACGCCTTTAAAAAGTTTTTCAAAGGCGAAGCTAAATATCCACGTTTCAAAAAGAAAAACCGCCAGGATGTAAAGGTGTATTTTCCAAAAAACAATAAGACTGATTTAGAAGTGGAACGTCATCGAATTAAGATTCCTACTCTTGGTTGGCTTGTTTTGAAAGAGAAAGGTTACATCCCAACGAAAGGCACGGTCTCAAGTTGTACGATTGAACAAAAAGCAGGCAGGTTCTATATTTCTGTATTGGTCAAAGAAGAAGCAGTACCAACTCATGAAATGTTGAATGCAGAAGGATTAGGGATAGATTTAGGTCTGAGGGATTTTGCCATTTTAAGTGATGGAAGAACGTTTAAAAACATAAACAAATCAGTTCGTATTAGAAAGATAGAAAAAAAGCTTAAGAGAGAACAACGTTCTCTTTCTCGTAAATATGAACATTATAAGAAACTATCAAAAACAGGTGGTGAAACTACAACAAACCAAAGGAAAAATCTAAATAAAAATATTGGGAGAGTACAAAAGATTCATCTACGCTTAACCAACATTCGAAATGCATATCAAGCCTATGTTATAAGAGAAGTGACGAAAACCAAGCCACTTTTTATCACATTAGAGAATTTGAATGTAAAGGGAATGATGAAAAACAAGCACTTTTCCCGAGTAATAGCCAATCAAAAATTCTATCAATTTAAAACGAACCTTAAGCATACATGCCGTAAATTAGGCGTTGAATTACGGGAAGTGGATAGATTCTATCCTTCTAGTAAGTTATGTTCTAAATGTCAAACCAAAAAGCTAAAACTATCCCTTTCGGAGCGTACATTTATTTGTGATAGATGCGGTCATACGATGGATAGAGATGAGAATGCAGCTATTAATTTAGAACAAGCACCAACATATACTGTTCTCACCTAA